In Candidatus Zixiibacteriota bacterium, a single window of DNA contains:
- a CDS encoding PilT/PilU family type 4a pilus ATPase, with the protein MKLKQMLVEMLKFKASDLHLRVGIRPHLRVNGLLEPIQTDPLTIDEMENVVTQILNETQLDRFRRKNEMDLALSVAKLGRFRINLFRQRGTTGIAIRAVNTQIPQFDELNLPDTLRTLSMEKRGMIVITGTTGSGKSTTLAAMIEQMNASRIDNVLTVEDPIEYIYRDKKCIISQREVGADTESFATALRYSLRQDPDVILIGEIRDVETMSIALTAADTGHLVLTTLHTLNAVETLSRIISFFPPHQHQQIRLLLAGTLKAVVCQRLLTRSDMPGRVPALEILVSTAAIRDCLLSQEKTAAIIDLIEQGEQYGMMSFDQSIMRLYRTGMISFEEAMTQCTNPDDFDLRVKGITGAADRWTASKSGEEQSDLHKI; encoded by the coding sequence ATGAAGCTCAAACAAATGCTTGTGGAGATGCTGAAATTCAAGGCATCCGACCTTCATTTACGAGTGGGGATTCGTCCTCATCTGAGGGTCAACGGGCTTCTTGAGCCCATTCAGACCGATCCTTTGACAATTGATGAAATGGAGAATGTGGTTACCCAGATTCTTAATGAAACACAGCTGGATCGGTTTCGGCGGAAAAATGAGATGGATCTGGCTCTTTCGGTCGCCAAACTGGGGCGGTTCCGTATCAACCTTTTCCGCCAGAGAGGGACGACCGGAATTGCTATCCGTGCCGTCAACACCCAGATTCCTCAATTCGACGAATTGAATCTTCCTGATACTCTCAGGACCTTATCCATGGAAAAGCGGGGCATGATTGTTATCACCGGGACGACCGGTTCGGGAAAATCCACCACCCTGGCGGCCATGATCGAGCAAATGAACGCCAGCCGGATTGACAATGTATTGACAGTTGAGGATCCAATCGAATATATTTATCGGGACAAGAAATGTATCATCAGTCAACGCGAGGTGGGTGCCGATACGGAATCATTTGCCACGGCTCTTCGTTATTCCCTTCGTCAGGATCCCGATGTGATTCTGATTGGTGAAATACGTGATGTCGAGACAATGTCGATTGCCTTGACAGCGGCCGATACCGGGCACCTTGTGCTGACGACACTGCATACTTTGAATGCCGTGGAGACGCTTTCACGGATAATATCATTTTTCCCTCCTCACCAGCACCAGCAGATTCGCCTGCTTCTGGCCGGAACGTTGAAGGCGGTCGTCTGTCAGAGGCTGTTGACGCGTTCGGATATGCCGGGCCGGGTTCCGGCCCTGGAGATTCTGGTCTCAACAGCCGCCATAAGGGATTGTCTACTGAGTCAAGAAAAAACGGCGGCCATAATCGATTTGATCGAGCAGGGCGAGCAATACGGGATGATGTCTTTTGATCAATCCATAATGAGGCTTTATCGAACCGGCATGATTTCCTTCGAGGAAGCCATGACCCAGTGCACCAATCCGGACGATTTCGATCTGCGTGTCAAGGGCATTACCGGGGCGGCCGACCGCTGGACGGCCTCCAAATCAGGTGAAGAACAGAGTGACTTGCATAAAATATAG
- the accB gene encoding acetyl-CoA carboxylase biotin carboxyl carrier protein: MNEKMIRKLIKLVEESNIDQLEVNSWGRKVRITRRLPSNNGHSETSALVQTVTNPVSSSLAPISKPSPTVAVVETSPSEDADQNLIPIKSPMVGTFYAAPAPDAPPYIKQGQKIEVGQVVCIVEAMKLMNEIESEVAGRVARVMAENAQPVEFGKVLFLIDPKG, encoded by the coding sequence AGAAGATGATTAGAAAATTGATAAAACTGGTCGAGGAATCCAATATCGATCAGCTTGAGGTCAATAGCTGGGGCAGGAAAGTACGGATAACCAGGCGATTGCCCAGCAATAACGGCCATTCCGAAACATCGGCTCTGGTTCAAACGGTTACGAATCCAGTTTCTTCCTCATTGGCCCCGATTTCAAAACCATCTCCGACTGTGGCAGTGGTTGAAACTTCTCCATCGGAGGATGCCGATCAGAATTTGATTCCGATCAAGTCGCCCATGGTCGGCACTTTTTATGCCGCTCCGGCTCCCGATGCTCCTCCTTATATCAAACAGGGGCAAAAGATTGAGGTGGGTCAGGTGGTATGTATTGTGGAAGCTATGAAGCTGATGAATGAAATTGAATCGGAAGTCGCCGGACGTGTGGCCAGGGTCATGGCCGAAAATGCCCAGCCGGTGGAATTCGGCAAAGTTCTATTCCTGATAGATCCCAAAGGATAA